The following coding sequences are from one Candoia aspera isolate rCanAsp1 chromosome 13, rCanAsp1.hap2, whole genome shotgun sequence window:
- the PYGO1 gene encoding pygopus homolog 1, protein MSAEHEKEPAAALKRPRGGDGGLEGLAGAGLQLGSPDKKKRKASAQGAPFPAPPSEYAPPPNPSSDHLIAANPFDDSYAAATAAAAPYKPAGSPYFPGPGYPSFGGYNAFRMPPHLLPRMASPYGAPAYPLRSQPHPFAQNSPVGMVFNRPPAVTFGPPENAGFAGQPSYGVASTNQPVPMPVPSQPFRPNPGENFGHMPSQNAGPVPPRDVSMHFGPGPSPAFGSTPVEPNHSYAPGPNSYSQAKPSPKLAANKHQPPPQQQHHHPAHGAEDVLSSGSADVKAAGHRNVPAGNPEGVLPKHMENLNSAHANGTPNKPRLPHGGPEGSSSEKGGGSGGKIPLHPPQHGHTSSEPVYPCGICTHEVNDDQDAILCEASCQKWFHRICTGMTESAYGLLTAEASAVWGCDTCMADKDVQLMRTRETAGPPALNADA, encoded by the exons ATGTCCGCGGAACACGAGAAGGAGCCCGCCGCGGCGCTCAAGAGGCCCCGAG GCGGAGACGGCGGCCTGGAAGGTTTGGCGGGCGCCGGGCTGCAGCTGGGCAGCCCCGACAAGAAGAAGCGCAAGGCCAGCGCGCAG GGGGCCCCCTTCCCCGCTCCGCCCTCCGAGTACGCCCCGCCGCCCAACCCGAGCTCCGACCACCTGATCGCCGCCAACCCCTTCGACGACAGCtacgccgccgccaccgccgccgccgccccctacAAGCCTGCGGGGAGCCCCTACTTCCCCGGCCCCGGCTACCCCAGCTTCGGGGGCTACAACGCCTTCAGGATGCCGCCTCACCTGCTGCCCCGAATGGCCTCCCCGTATGGGGCACCCGCGTACCCGCTCCGCAGCCAGCCGCACCCTTTTGCCCAGAACTCCCCGGTGGGGATGGTTTTCAACAGGCCCCCGGCAGTGACCTTCGGGCCACCCGAGAACGCGGGCTTCGCAGGCCAGCCCTCCTATGGCGTTGCCAGCACAAACCAGCCTGTGCCCATGCCTGTGCCCAGCCAGCCCTTCCGTCCCAACCCGGGCGAAAACTTCGGCCACATGCCCTCGCAGAACGCCGGCCCGGTGCCTCCCCGTGACGTCTCCATGCATTTCGGGCCAGGGCCCAGTCCGGCCTTCGGCAGCACCCCGGTAGAGCCCAACCACTCTTATGCTCCCGGGCCGAACAGTTACAGCCAGGCGAAACCATCCCCGAAACTGGCTGCGAACAAGCACCAGCCCCCGCCCcagcagcagcaccaccaccCCGCTCACGGGGCAGAGGATGTGCTGAGCTCAGGAAGTGCAGATGTGAAAGCCGCCGGGCATCGGAATGTCCCAGCGGGCAACCCTGAGGGGGTCCTGCCCAAACACATGGAAAATCTGAACAGTGCCCATGCAAACGGGACCCCCAATAAGCCCCGCTTGCCCCATGGAGGCCCCGAGGGCAGTAGTTCTGAGAAGGGGGGTGGCAGCGGTGGCAAAATCCCGCTGCACCCTCCCCAGCACGGCCACACGTCCTCCGAGCCAGTTTACCCGTGTGGGATTTGCACCCACGAGGTGAATGACGATCAGGACGCCATCCTCTGCGAAGCATCTTGTCAGAAGTGGTTTCACCGGATCTGCACGGGCATGACGGAGTCGGCGTATGGCCTGCTCACCGCAGAGGCGTCGGCGGTGTGGGGCTGCGATACTTGCATGGCGGACAAGGATGTGCAGCTGATGCGCACCAGGGAAACAGCGGGACCACCAGCCCTGAATGCCGATGCGTGA